In the Malus domestica chromosome 16, GDT2T_hap1 genome, one interval contains:
- the LOC139193154 gene encoding uncharacterized protein: protein MHRHGNLSLERWVETATWFFRLGAESWWDYENRSLFDAYAINWDVFKWLFQTRFIPPEYLDSKKNEFADLRQGNMSATECHRRFTDLSRYCPEIVANPREMLRLFKRGTCKKWRIIATSTPCATYQEFFEVLLRIEDSENAPDNEDKDVGGNVQRYNNRGQLSLGLRTAQNFKRSGNNYRSSSGGFNSGTPQRGGRSIGGSCFQNQGNSSSSCVQFCRRCNTRHYGECKRGSRGCFTYGQTKHMAYNCPQNQKNKLAWLKALLETD, encoded by the coding sequence ATGCACAGGCATGGTAATCTTTCCCTAGAGAGATGGGTCGAGACAGCGACTTGGTTCTTTCGACTGGGAGCAGAATCTTGGTGGGATTATGAGAATAGAtccttatttgatgcatatgcTATAAATTGGGATGTTTTCAAATGGTTATTTCAGACCAGATTTATCCCTCCTGAGTATTTGGATAGTAAGAAGAATGAGTTCGCAGACCTGAGGCAGGGCAATATGTCAGCCACTGAGTGTCATCGAAGGTTCACAGACTTATCTCGTTATTGCCCCGAAATTGTTGCTAATCCCCGAGAGATGCTTCGTTTATTTAAAAGGGGAACTTGCAAGAAATGGCGTATTATAGCAACCTCTACTCCCTGTGCTACTTACCAGGAGTTCTTTGAGGTCTTACTTCGGATTGAAGATTCAGAGAATGCTCCTGACAATGAGGATAAGGATGTTGGTGGGAATGTCCAGAGGTACAATAACAGGGGGCAATTGTCACTTGGCCTGAGAACGGCTCAGAATTTTAAAAGGAGTGGAAATAACTATAGATCCTCGAGCGGGGGTTTTAACTCAGGTACACCTCAGAGAGGAGGTAGATCCATTGGTGGTTCTTGTTTTCAGAATCAAGGAAACTCCAGCAGTTCATGTGTTCAGTTTTGTCGTAGGTGTAACACCCGTCACTATGGCGAGTGTAAGAGAGGAAGCAGAGGATGCTTCACTTACGGACAAACAAAGCACATGGCCTATAATTGTCCTCAGAATCAGAAGAATAAGTTGGCTTGGTTGAAGGCTTTGTTGGAAACTGATTAG
- the LOC114821983 gene encoding probable serine/threonine-protein kinase PIX13 produces MGNCYGSPVTNHSPSSTTKLPTSVASRYDNKKNGFVGKSVTSTTKVARNISGKRNTGGTTERSESKAQVILSKTISRNNYAEAAGGVAPPPPDAAATAAPIESIPKLKEFTLAELKKCTQNFRPDTILGEGGFGRVFKGWVDASTYAPSKGGVGLAVAVKKSSSDSYQGHQEWQAEVNFLGKCRHPNLVRLLGHCCEENQFLLVYEYMQKGSLENHLFRKGQEPLPWEIRLKIAIGAARGLAYLHNSEKVIYRDFKASNILLDPAYNAKLSDFGLVKMGPMNGNSHVTTRIIGTYGYAAPEYVATGHLYVKSDVYGFGVVLLEMLTGLRALDSNRPSREHSLVDWVSPLLHKKKELKKIMDPGLGDEYPLKGACQAAELILKCLEPDPKIRPSMQEVLIVLEKINDIKDQKPKN; encoded by the exons ATGGGAAACTGTTACGGATCTCCAGTGACTAATCATAGCCCATCATCTACAACCAAGCTGCCTACCTCAG tAGCATCGAGATACGATAACAAGAAAAATGGATTCGTTGGAAAAAGTGTGACCAGCACCACAAAAGTTGCAAGGAATATTAGTGGCAAAAGAAATACTGGTGGAACAACGGAGAGAAGTGAAAGCAAGGCACAAGTGATATTAAGCAAAACCATCAGCAGAAATAATTATGCTGAAGCAGCTGGAGGTGtggctcctcctcctcctgatGCGGCAGCTACAGCTGCTCCAATCGAAAGTATACCAAAGTTGAAAGAGTTCACGTTAGCAGAGCTGAAGAAGTGTACTCAAAATTTCCGACCAGATACAATACTAGGAGAGGGAGGTTTCGGAAGGGTTTTCAAGGGCTGGGTCGATGCCTCAACGTATGCCCCATCAAAGGGAGGCGTCGGCTTGGCCGTCGCAGTCAAGAAGTCCAGCTCAGATAGCTATCAAGGTCACCAAGAATGGCAG GCGGAGGTGAATTTCTTGGGGAAGTGTCGTCATCCAAACCTCGTTAGGCTGCTGGGACATTGCTGTGAAGAAAACCAATTCCTTCTCGTCTACGAATATATGCAGAAAGGCAGCTTGGAAAACCACCTTTTCAGAA AAGGTCAAGAACCACTTCCATGGGAAATAAGACTAAAGATAGCAATTGGAGCTGCACGAGGCCTTGCTTATCTGCACAACTCAGAAAAAGTCATTTACCGTGACTTTAAGGCCTCCAATATTTTGCTGGATCCG GCCTACAATGCGAAACTTTCAGATTTTGGACTGGTAAAGATGGGGCCTATGAATGGAAACTCCCACGTAACCACACgtattattggaacttacggatacGCAGCTCCAGAATATGTCGCAACTG GGCACTTGTACGTAAAGAGCGATGTGTACGGTTTCGGCGTTGTATTGCTGGAGATGCTAACGGGATTACGGGCACTTGACAGTAATCGGCCATCTCGCGAGCACAGTTTGGTAGACTGGGTGAGTCCGTTGCTTCACAAGAAAAAGGAGCTGAAGAAGATAATGGACCCAGGGCTTGGAGATGAATACCCCTTAAAAGGTGCCTGCCAAGCAGCTGAGCTTATTTTGAAATGCCTAGAACCTGATCCTAAAATCAGACCATCCATGCAAGAGGTTTTGATAGTTCTGGAAAAGATAAACGACATTAAGGATCAGAAACCCAAAAACTAG